The following proteins are co-located in the Halostella salina genome:
- a CDS encoding bacterio-opsin activator domain-containing protein — protein MDDRFERAPVGMVESDPDGTVRAVNPAAADLLDLDGSAVAGEPVGAVFPDSVEATVPRAFDTPPEEERAVEEYYPDLEAWLAVTVVPHGDGVTLYLRDVTDRKRTERTLAERDADLNRVTISNRLIADVLAELVDASDRETIAATICERLGRTDIYEFAWVGERDLGTDEIVVRASAGETGRTFERIEASVERGADVPERRAIETGEPTVVQPIGADESVPEPVRRAAFADGLQSLLAIPLTYGASVYGVVGVYTTDQDAFSERERESFGTLGEMAGFAVNAARNRTLLQSDSVVELTLSVTDGDEPLVAAAGDAELSVDGVVPQADGLRCYLAVRDGDPEAVAGSFDDRNAVRSVRVIDDHGDAGTLELALPEETLLGRLTSLGVTVESATFADGEGEVVVELPPDEDVRRIAETVTRAHDATVTAKREREREVTTAREFRDALSDRLTDRQENALRTAYYANYFESPRGSSAAEVAEALDITGPTLLHHLRAGQSKLLAEFLADED, from the coding sequence ATGGACGATCGCTTCGAGCGCGCGCCCGTCGGGATGGTCGAGAGCGACCCCGACGGCACCGTGCGCGCCGTCAACCCCGCCGCCGCCGACCTGCTGGACCTCGACGGGTCGGCGGTCGCCGGCGAGCCGGTCGGGGCGGTGTTTCCCGATTCCGTCGAGGCGACCGTACCGCGGGCGTTCGATACGCCCCCGGAAGAAGAGCGGGCCGTCGAGGAGTACTACCCGGACCTGGAGGCGTGGCTCGCGGTGACGGTCGTACCACACGGGGATGGAGTGACGCTGTACCTGCGCGACGTGACCGACCGGAAGCGGACGGAGCGGACGCTGGCGGAGCGCGACGCCGACCTGAACCGGGTGACGATCAGCAACCGCCTCATCGCCGACGTGCTGGCGGAACTCGTCGACGCGTCCGACCGCGAGACGATCGCGGCGACGATCTGCGAGCGACTCGGCCGGACCGACATCTACGAGTTCGCGTGGGTCGGCGAGCGCGACCTCGGTACCGACGAGATCGTCGTCCGGGCGAGCGCCGGCGAGACCGGGCGGACGTTCGAACGCATCGAGGCGTCCGTCGAGCGCGGCGCGGACGTGCCCGAGCGCCGTGCGATCGAGACCGGCGAGCCGACCGTCGTCCAGCCGATCGGTGCCGACGAGTCGGTGCCCGAACCCGTGCGCCGGGCCGCCTTCGCCGACGGGCTCCAGTCGCTGCTCGCGATCCCGCTTACCTACGGTGCGAGCGTGTACGGCGTCGTCGGCGTGTACACGACCGACCAGGACGCCTTCTCCGAGCGCGAGCGCGAGAGTTTCGGCACGCTCGGGGAGATGGCCGGCTTCGCGGTGAACGCGGCGCGGAACCGGACCCTGCTCCAGTCGGACTCCGTCGTCGAACTGACGCTCTCGGTCACGGACGGGGACGAACCGCTCGTCGCGGCCGCCGGCGACGCCGAGCTATCGGTCGACGGCGTCGTCCCGCAGGCCGACGGGTTGCGGTGTTACCTCGCCGTCCGCGACGGCGACCCGGAGGCGGTCGCGGGGTCGTTCGACGACCGGAACGCCGTCCGGTCGGTCCGGGTCATCGACGACCACGGTGACGCCGGCACGCTCGAACTCGCGCTCCCCGAGGAGACGCTGCTGGGCCGGCTGACCTCGCTCGGCGTGACCGTCGAGTCCGCCACGTTCGCGGACGGCGAGGGTGAGGTAGTCGTCGAACTCCCGCCCGACGAAGACGTGCGCCGGATCGCCGAGACGGTCACGCGGGCACACGACGCGACGGTCACGGCGAAGCGCGAGCGCGAACGCGAGGTCACGACCGCCCGGGAGTTCCGGGACGCGCTGAGCGACCGGCTGACCGACCGGCAGGAGAACGCGCTCCGGACGGCGTACTACGCCAACTACTTCGAGTCGCCGCGGGGCAGCAGCGCCGCCGAGGTCGCCGAGGCGCTCGATATCACCGGCCCGACGCTGCTTCACCACCTGCGTGCGGGCCAGTCGAAGCTTCTGGCGGAGTTTCTCGCCGACGAGGACTGA